In Desulfovibrio sp. 86, the following proteins share a genomic window:
- a CDS encoding branched-chain amino acid ABC transporter permease: MEQFLQQLLNGLAVGGIYALVALGYTMVYGVLKLINFAHGDLFTIGAYLGLTLLVSCNFSGMLSPMLAVLAVFVMVALLVAIIGFLLERTAYRPLRNANRLSAVVSALGASIFFQNAIMLIYGARFYVYPDYLRPDFTVHLFGLAVPGVRLLVIAASVILMLGLWAFIQRSRTGAAIRAVAIDPGAAQLMGINVDRIISLVFLIGPGLGGAAGLMVGIYYGQIDFTMGWTYGLKAFTAAILGGIGNIPGAMIGGLLLGVIEALAAGYIAIAWKDAIAFFVLILILIIRPTGILGERTADKL, translated from the coding sequence ATGGAACAGTTTTTACAACAGCTTTTGAACGGTCTTGCCGTGGGCGGCATCTACGCCCTGGTGGCCCTGGGGTACACGATGGTGTACGGCGTGCTGAAGCTTATCAACTTCGCGCACGGCGATCTCTTCACCATTGGGGCATACCTTGGTCTGACCCTGCTTGTGAGCTGCAACTTTTCAGGCATGCTCAGCCCCATGCTGGCTGTGCTGGCCGTCTTTGTCATGGTCGCCCTGCTGGTGGCCATCATAGGTTTTCTTCTGGAGCGTACGGCCTACCGTCCCTTGCGGAACGCCAACCGTCTTTCCGCCGTGGTTTCGGCCCTCGGGGCCTCCATATTTTTTCAGAACGCCATCATGCTCATCTACGGCGCGCGCTTTTACGTCTACCCCGACTACCTCAGGCCCGACTTCACGGTGCATCTGTTCGGCCTGGCCGTTCCCGGCGTGCGCCTGCTGGTCATTGCGGCCAGCGTCATCCTCATGCTTGGCCTCTGGGCCTTTATCCAGCGTTCGCGCACCGGCGCGGCCATTCGCGCTGTGGCTATTGACCCCGGCGCGGCCCAGCTTATGGGCATCAACGTGGATCGCATCATCAGCCTGGTCTTTCTTATCGGGCCGGGGCTTGGCGGCGCAGCCGGACTTATGGTGGGCATCTATTACGGGCAGATCGACTTTACCATGGGCTGGACGTACGGCCTCAAAGCCTTTACAGCCGCCATCCTGGGCGGCATAGGCAATATCCCCGGAGCCATGATCGGCGGCCTTTTGCTGGGCGTTATCGAGGCCCTGGCCGCAGGCTATATCGCCATCGCCTGGAAGGACGCCATTGCCTTCTTTGTGCTTATTCTCATTCTTATCATCCGCCCCACGGGCATTCTGGGCGAGCGCACGGCGGACAAGCTATGA
- a CDS encoding branched-chain amino acid ABC transporter permease: MITEPIRIAVRVALAAVICALPLFSNAYWTDVCVSIGLYALLSLSLNIILGQAGIFHMGHAAFFAVGAYVTAILNTLCHWPIFWTMPVAGAAAALFALLVARPIIHLRGDYLLIVTIGIVEIVRIALINDVFGLTGGANGIFGISRPSFFGFKIVKGIQFYYLVWGMVAVSLLLFYGLWHSRFGRALNYIKEDDVAAEGCGVNVTHYKLMAFVLGAFWAGMAGTLYAAKMTTISPESFSFMESVIIFAVVILSGGSQIGVLISAFLFIGLPELLREFSNARMLIFGLAMMIMMVWRPQGLLPPRRRRYHVKSLMENENGDGSGPGPGSPEAGSAVAAASDVQAAGGRPA; this comes from the coding sequence ATGATAACAGAGCCCATCCGCATTGCCGTCAGGGTCGCTTTGGCGGCCGTCATCTGCGCGCTGCCCCTCTTCAGCAACGCCTACTGGACAGACGTGTGCGTGAGCATAGGCCTTTACGCGCTGCTTTCGCTGTCGCTCAACATCATTCTGGGGCAGGCGGGCATCTTTCATATGGGGCACGCGGCCTTTTTTGCCGTGGGCGCATATGTTACCGCCATACTGAACACCCTCTGCCATTGGCCCATATTCTGGACCATGCCCGTTGCCGGGGCGGCGGCGGCCCTCTTTGCCCTGCTGGTGGCGCGGCCCATCATCCATCTGCGCGGCGACTATCTGCTTATCGTCACCATTGGCATTGTGGAAATTGTGCGCATAGCCCTTATCAACGACGTTTTCGGCCTCACGGGCGGGGCCAACGGCATCTTCGGCATCAGCCGCCCCAGCTTTTTCGGCTTCAAGATAGTCAAGGGCATACAGTTCTACTATCTGGTGTGGGGCATGGTGGCCGTAAGCCTGCTGCTTTTCTACGGCCTGTGGCATTCACGCTTTGGCCGCGCTCTGAACTATATCAAGGAAGACGACGTGGCCGCCGAAGGCTGCGGGGTCAACGTCACCCATTACAAGCTCATGGCCTTTGTGCTGGGCGCGTTCTGGGCGGGCATGGCCGGCACGCTCTACGCCGCGAAAATGACGACCATTTCGCCGGAATCCTTCAGCTTTATGGAATCCGTCATTATTTTTGCGGTGGTCATCCTTTCGGGCGGCAGCCAGATCGGCGTGCTTATCAGCGCCTTTCTTTTCATCGGCCTGCCGGAACTGCTGCGTGAGTTTTCCAATGCGCGCATGCTTATTTTCGGCCTGGCCATGATGATCATGATGGTGTGGCGTCCCCAGGGGCTGCTGCCCCCGCGCCGCCGCCGCTACCATGTGAAATCACTGATGGAAAACGAAAACGGTGACGGTTCCGGGCCTGGCCCCGGCAGCCCGGAGGCCGGATCTGCCGTTGCTGCTGCAAGCGACGTACAGGCCGCTGGCGGGAGGCCCGCATGA